The sequence GGAACGTACGCTGCAAGATTTACGAGCCGCGATGAGCATTGACAGTTTGCGAGAGTTTGAAATCAAGAAAATTATGGCAATCATTGACCAATACAACACTGAACTTTCTCCTGTGACAAAATACGATATTGCCAACGAGATTTACCTCGCCAGTCTGAAATATACTAATCTCGATGTGGACCTCATTTGCGCGACTATCACGCACGAGTCCGCCGGAACGTGGAATCCGACAATTGTGTCGCCTGCCGGAGCCATCGGCTTGATGCAGATTATGCCGGCGACCGGCGCTTTTCTGGCGAAATATGAGGAAATTACCTGGACAAACGAACAAGAAGTGCTAACCGATCCGCTTTACAACATTCGCATGGGAACGCGCTATCTGTCCACGCTGATTTCCTTTTATGGCGTCGAGGGCGGATTAGCCGCATACAACGGTGGCGAAAGGCAAGCCTCTTTGTGGCTGAAAAGCAACAAAGCGCCGGGAATTCTCTGGGCGGAAACGGAAAGTTACGTGCCCGCAGTCATCAAATTATATGATCAGTACAAGGAAAAAAACCTGTGATCGAAGTAGCGATATAATCCTGAACAGGGATGGCGGCTATCGTGTCAACTGATGCGGTAGCCGTTTTTTTTGTCAGCATCAAAAATTAGCCATAAGCCTTCCTTGACAATATTTCCGTCAAATTTCGTCGCATTTCATTTTTTACTTGACTTTTTAATATTTTGTTATATTTTAAGATATAGTTACAATTCGGTAACAAACAAAAGCGCTCTCTTTTCCCATTCCAATTTCACTTGAGGAGGTGCATTATGAGACTCAATCAACCAAAACAAGTAACCTGGTGGATTTCTTTGATTTTGGCAGTATTGGGAATTTTAGGTAAATGGGTTTTAACGTCAGTCGCATTTCTGAGCAGCTACGCTTTTATTCTTTTGTTAGTGGGTTTCGCATTGCTTTGGCTGGCGACATTTGTCAAAGGCTTGTGACGTGCAGGGCTAATTTGACGTCGGAGGGAAAAAATTATTTTAATGGGAAGAGCGTTTTGAATCGGAAATAGCTTGTTTGGCAATTTGTTTGAGTTGATCAGGCTATTCCCTGAATCGAAGCGAGGTTGTAATTAAATGGAGGGACAGCCTCGCTTTTTTTATTTTCCTTAAATTTTTCTATCCCAAAAATCTCACATTTGTGCAACAACCTTTTTGATAATTGCCGTGAGTTTCGGCTCGGTTTCTTTGGCGATGCGAATGATTTCCGGGACATTCGCCGGCTTCAATTCTTCCGGCACACAAGCATCGGTGATAACGGACAGTCCCAGCGCTTTCATGCCCATGTGCACGGCGACGATATCCTCCGGCACAGTGGACATGCCAACGACATCCGCTCCGATAATGCGCAAAAAACGATATTCGGCAGCAGTTTCTAAATTTGGCCCGGTCAAAGCGGCATAAACGCCTTTTTTGACAGTCAAACCCAATTCAGAAGCGACTTTTTCCGCGAGGTCTATCAGTTCCCGGGAATAAGGTTCAGACATATCCGGGAATCTGGGTCCTAAAGAGTCATCATTTTCCCCGACGAGCGGATTGTCGCCCAATAAGTTGATGTGATCTTGCATAATCATTATCGTCCCCGGCTTGAAAGCCGGATTTATCCCGCCGCAAGCATTGGAAACGATCAATTTCGTCACGCCCAAAAACTTCATCACCCGCACCGGGAACGTGATTTGCTTCATCGAATAGCCTTCATAGTAGTGAAATCTTCCCTGCATGGCGACCACAGATTTTCCGCTCAATTTGCCAAAAATCAATTTTCCGGCATGAAATTCGACCGTGGAAATCGGAAAATTGGGGATTTGTTCATAGGGAATCACAATTTCAATTTCAATATCATCCACTAACGCGCCCAATCCGCTGCCCAAAATAATGCCAATCTCCGGCATCGCATCTGTCTTTGTTCGCAGAAAAGCAATCGTTTCCTCGATCTGTTTTCTCAACGCACTCACTTTCTTCGCCTCCGAAACCATTTCTGATATTTCACTTTTTCTTTTTCCGCTTTGATTTTTCCAACAATCTTTTCATCTCCGCATCCTGTTTCAGGCGTTCGCGTTTCAATCGCTCTATTTCGTCGAGGATTTTCTTGCGTTTCAATTTTTCTTCCTCGGCTTTTTTTTGCGCAATTTCATACCGTTCTTTGCGAATCTTGTCAACAGCAATTTTTCGATCTTTTTTGGCGCCGGCCTTTGCAAACAGAAATGTCCCAAGTGCCGTGCCCGCGCCGGTTGCCGTCCACATGGCTGTTTCGCCCTGATCGACGTTGTCCATGCCGCGATTGATCAGCGAACCGATGAAAAAGCTGATGCCAAAACTGAG comes from Calditrichota bacterium and encodes:
- a CDS encoding lytic transglycosylase domain-containing protein, encoding MKKESAIYRYLRMPLKVTVILLMSVTVIGFTYKYFDTTEQTRDKIVQMERTLQDLRAAMSIDSLREFEIKKIMAIIDQYNTELSPVTKYDIANEIYLASLKYTNLDVDLICATITHESAGTWNPTIVSPAGAIGLMQIMPATGAFLAKYEEITWTNEQEVLTDPLYNIRMGTRYLSTLISFYGVEGGLAAYNGGERQASLWLKSNKAPGILWAETESYVPAVIKLYDQYKEKNL
- a CDS encoding purine-nucleoside phosphorylase; translation: MVSEAKKVSALRKQIEETIAFLRTKTDAMPEIGIILGSGLGALVDDIEIEIVIPYEQIPNFPISTVEFHAGKLIFGKLSGKSVVAMQGRFHYYEGYSMKQITFPVRVMKFLGVTKLIVSNACGGINPAFKPGTIMIMQDHINLLGDNPLVGENDDSLGPRFPDMSEPYSRELIDLAEKVASELGLTVKKGVYAALTGPNLETAAEYRFLRIIGADVVGMSTVPEDIVAVHMGMKALGLSVITDACVPEELKPANVPEIIRIAKETEPKLTAIIKKVVAQM